Proteins from a genomic interval of Vespula pensylvanica isolate Volc-1 chromosome 22, ASM1446617v1, whole genome shotgun sequence:
- the LOC122636440 gene encoding cleft lip and palate transmembrane protein 1 homolog, which yields MVDNIDDDCDQLEVDVKKKMDNNQQNGDVVSTEPSNEERDINADIDEQRKKYQPTRLESFFAILKSLIIRALIVYFISFLLKRNQSDNNSVSINNGNNVPKLQAVNIFENGTLFDLYIYLSEAEDFKFDDPKALIWLEQGLIYGDWYSGQNNDGSRNLQYTFTPSDKLQNNGSIYLHVYITKTGKSPNPKAGKNVYAGDYISYRRKMLNKFKKIRYQKRHNLLTGETTASKEEIQKAKIMDQEYVSHWHPNLTINLVIDQTNWMYGQVPQPLDEYINFLPGKSYYAPVIYINDFWNMQRDYQPLNSSVKELELRLMYQPLSLFKWQIYAAQSIRNKWSSSVLGDTSDEDDTDQDTLKETLLETNPYLLGLTIIVSILHSVFEFLAFKNDIQFWNNRKSLEGLSVRSVFFNVFQSLVILLYVLDNETNTVVRISCAIGLCIEIWKINKVIDITVDRESRIFNVFPKISFHDKGSYVESSTKEYDRHAFKYLSWALFPLIGGYAIYSLMYLEHKGWYSWILSMLYGFLLTFGFIMMTPQLFINYKLKSVAHLPWRMMSYKFLNTFIDDIFAFVIKMPTLYRIGCFRDDIVFFIFLYQRWIYKTDHTRVNEFGFSGEMEAQLVNDKKQRSIKDRSKDELSKKDK from the exons ATGGTGGATAATATCGATGACGATTGTGATCAGCTAGAAGtagatgttaaaaaaaagatggataaTAATCAGCAAAACGGTGATGTAGTTTCGACCGAACCAagtaacgaagaaagagat ATCAATGCAGACATAgatgaacaaagaaaaaaataccaaCCTACTCgtttagaatctttttttgcaatattaaaatctttaattattagaGCACTGATTGTTTACTTCATCAGTTTTCTACTAAAACGTAACCAATCAGATAATAATTCTGTATCAATTAATAATGGCAATAATGTTCCAAAATTACAAgcagtaaatatatttgagaATGGAacattatttgatttatatatttatttgtctgAAGCTGAAGATTTTAAATTTGATGATCCAAAAGCTTTAATATGGCTTGAACAAGGATTGATTTATGGAGATTGGTATAGTGGACAAAATAATGATGGTTCCAGAAACTTGCAGTATACTTTTACTCCATcagataaattacaaaataatggttctatttatcttcatgtatatattactaaaACTGGTAAATCTCCAAATCCTAAAGCAGGCAAAAATGTTTATGCTGGTGATTATATCTCatacagaagaaaaatgttaaataaattcaaaaaaattcgatatcaaAAGAgacataatttattaactGGCGAAACAACAGcaagtaaagaagaaatacaa AAAGCAAAGATAATGGATCAAGAATATGTTTCACATTGGCATCCAAATTTAACTATTAATTTAGTAATTGACCAAACAAATTGGATGTATGGACAAGTACCACAGCCTTTAGATGAat atataaatttccTGCCTGGAAAATCATATTATGCaccagttatatatataaatgatttttggAATATGCAACGTGATTATCAACCATTAAACAGTAGTGTAAAAGAATTAGAACTTAGATTGATGTATCAACCTCTTTCATTATTCAAATGGCAGATTTATGCAGCTCAatctataagaaataaatggtCATCCTCAGTTTTAG gaGATACATCTGATGAAGATGATACTGATCAAGACactttaaaagaaacattattagAAACAAATCCTTATTTGTTGGGATTAACTATAATTGTTTCAATTTTACATAgtgtatttgaatttttagcATTTAAAAATG ATATTCAATTTTGGAATAATCGTAAATCTTTGGAAGGATTATCAGTACGATCTGtctttttcaatgtttttcaaTCACTTGTTATCCTACTTTATGTGTTAGATAATGAAACAAATACAGTAGTTCGTATTAGTTGTGCTATAGGTTTGTGTATTGAAATATGGAAAATTAACAAAGTCATAGATATTACTGTTGATAGAGAATCAAGAATATTTAATGTCTTTCCAAAAATATCCTTCCATGATAAAGGTTCATACGTGGAATCTTCTACAAAAGAGTATGATAGACatgcatttaaatatttatcatggGCTCTTTTTCCACTCATAGGAGGTTATGCAATATACTCTTTAATGTATCTAGAACATAAGGGATGGTATTCTTGGATATTGAGTATGCTATATGGATTTTTACTAACTTTTGGCTTTATCATGATGACAccacaattatttataaattataaacttaAAAGTGTAGCCCATCTTCCTTGGCGTATGATGTCATATAAATTCCTCAATACTTTCATTGATGATATTTTTgcatttgtaataaaaatgccAACACTTTATAGAATTGGTTGCTTCCGGGATGATatagttttctttatatttttatatcagagATGGATATATAAGACTGATCATACAAGAGTAAACGAATTTGGTTTTTCAGGTGAAATGGAAGCTCAATtagttaatgataaaaaacaaCGATCTATCAAAGATCGTTCAAAAGATgaattaagtaaaaaagataaataa
- the LOC122636450 gene encoding DNA-directed RNA polymerase II subunit RPB9, which yields MSKMTGYDTHDDGPGFVGIRFCQECNNMLYPKEDKENKVLMYACRNCDFKQLADSNCIYVNKIMHEIDELTHIVADVISDPTLPRTEDHPCPKCNHREAVFFQAQTRRAEEEMRLYYVCTNQHCSHRWTE from the exons ATGTCAAAAATGACGGGTTATGATACGCACGATGATGGTCCTGGATTTGTTGGTATAAGATTTTGTCAAGAATgtaataatatgttatatcCAAAGGAAGATAAGGAAAACAAAGTGCTTATGTATGCG tgCAGGAATTGTGATTTTAAACAGCTAGCTGATagtaattgtatatatgtaaacaaaaTTATGCACGAAATTGA TGAATTGACACACATTGTTGCTGATGTTATATCTGATCCTACTTTACCAAGAACAGAGGACCATCCATGTCCTAAATGTAATCACAGAGAAGCTGTATTTTTCCAAGCTCAAACAAGGAGAGCAGAGGAAGAAATGagattatattatgtatgtacaaatcAACATTGTTCACATAGGTGGacagaataa